The following are encoded in a window of Lynx canadensis isolate LIC74 chromosome B1, mLynCan4.pri.v2, whole genome shotgun sequence genomic DNA:
- the TNIP2 gene encoding TNFAIP3-interacting protein 2 isoform X2 encodes MDGGMCSGRILNSELSVEEIERLSEKLEEKEKEKQQLMSQPEHEREKEVALLRQSVAEKERARAASDILCRSLADETHQLRRTLAATAHMCQHLAKCLDERQRTQGDLREKSPEPERTGGDTCVRDVIEKLQEENRLLRQKVTHVEDLNAKWQRYDASRDEYVRGLHAQLQGLQAPREPERPSPPELMRKEISRLNRQLEEKINDCVEVKEELTAVRRARDAALERVQLLEQQILAYKDDFTSERADRERAQGRIQELEEQVAALRHQASRRQDCRERGSCRTHTGSKTPKYLETSVLELVAPSGRRAGTGSQGPDFSAEGRCPGATTRRGQGELQCPHCLQHFDDEQGEELFRHVAECCQ; translated from the exons GAAATTGAAAGACTTTCTGAGaagttagaagaaaaagagaaggagaagcagcagctgaTGAGCCAGCCGGAGCATGAGCGAGAGAAGGAAGTTGCCCTGCTGCGGCAGAGCGTGGCAGAGAAGGAACGAGCCCGGGCTGCCAGCGACATTCTGTGCCGCTCCTTGGCTGATGAGACCCATCAGCTGCGGAGGACTCTGGCCGCCACTGCCCACATGTGCCAGCATCTGGCCAAGTGTCTGGATGAACGACAGCGCACACAGGGGGACTTGAGGGAGAAAAGTCCTGAG CCAGAGCGTACAGGCGGGGACACCTGTGTCCGGGATGTTATCGAGAAGTTACAGGAAGAAAATCGACTGTTGAGACAGAAGGTGACCCAT GTAGAAGACCTTAACGCCAAGTGGCAGCGCTACGATGCCAGCAGGGATGAGTATGTGAGGGGGCTCCACGCGCAGCTTCAGGGGCTACAGGCCCCCCGTGAGCCCGAGAGACCCTCCCCTCCTGAGCTGATGAGGAAGGAGATCTCCAGGCTCAACAGGCAGCTGGAGGAGAAGATAAATGACTGTGTGGAAGTGAAGGAGGAGCTGACGGCTGTGAGGAGGGCCCGAGATGCGGCGCTGGAGCGGGTGCAGCTGCTGGAGCAGCAG ATTCTTGCTTACAAGGATGATTTCACCTCGGAAAGGGCCGATCGAGAGCGTGCTCAGGGGAGGATTCAAGAGCTGGAGGAGCAGGTGGCCGCCTTGCGGCACCAGGCGTCCCGGAGGCAG GACTGCCGAGAGCGGGGCTCCTGCCGGACGCACACGGGGAGCAAAACCCCCAAGTACTTAGAGACCAGTGTCTTGGAGCTTGTGGCACCCAGTGGCCGGAGGGCCGGGACTGGATCTCAGGGGCCGGACTTCTCCGCAGAGGGCAGGTGTCCTGGAGCAACGACCcggagagggcagggggagctTCAGTGCCCTCACTGCCTGCAGCACTTCGATGACGAGCAAGGCGAGGAGCTCTTCAGGCATGTGGCCGAGTGCTGCCAGTGA